A window of the Sphingobium yanoikuyae genome harbors these coding sequences:
- a CDS encoding Tn3 family transposase yields the protein MARRRLVSLEIWARHYGAPLDEREIARHYTLTSDDLEIVGRRRGDVTRLGYAMLMLYMRWPGRALEAGEVPPAPVLAYVAQQLGVAPAAFADYAHRDQTRREHLVEIRRSHGFRIFDRNAFREVVAFSVPIAQTIIHPGQMADVIVDELRRLQILLPSPSILEAVLRRARQQAEQLTYEVLTNGLLPDTLQGLDDLLARRPGQVATWLSWMRNAPQSPAARNILRLIERLAYIRALGLDRARADMIPALTFDRLADEGSRITPQHLGELNALRRHATLAATGIRLEESLTDATLTMFDKLLGSMARRAENRTRDKALKTVRELQGHLRTLTGSCRLLIDARSKGVDSLAQIEALDWQHFAVAVEQAEVLGRPETVDRTAELIERHRTVKLFVGAFLNAFEFRGAGAVQGLLSALAIIAELYRTGKRRLPDRVPLRFVPPAWRPFVLRDGIVDRAAYELCALSQLRERLRAGDIWVAGSRQFRDFDSYLIPPATFAALREKGPLPLAIETDFERHIEERRTRLDTAIEQVTVLARQGELPQVKLDENGLIISPLKAATPPATEIARRAAYDRLPRVKITDLLLEVDAWTGFSECFIHRRSGREADDRNALLTVILADGINLGLTRMAETCRGASLRQLAHLHDWHISEAAYGEALGRLIDAHRAMPLAALWGDGTTSSSDGQQFHAGGRGAAIGDINARSGNEPGVAFYTHVSDRYDPFASRVIAATAGEAPYVLDGLLYHQTGLTIEEHYTDTGGASDHVFGLMPFFGYRFAPRLRDIKERRLHLLPGQESGPLLAGMTAEPIALGHVAAHWDELLRFATSIRTGTVTASAMLRRLSAYPRQNGLALALRELGRLERSIFMLDWLRDIDLRRRTQAGLNKGEARNALARALFFNQLGELRDRRFENQTYRASGLNLLVAAIILWNTRYLEMALADIGTADEIARHIAPLGWEHISLTGDYSWNVEDQPDPDALRPLRAVNSLLAA from the coding sequence TTGGCGAGACGGCGACTGGTGAGCCTGGAAATCTGGGCGAGGCATTATGGCGCGCCGCTCGATGAGCGCGAGATCGCGCGTCATTATACGCTGACCAGCGACGACCTGGAAATTGTCGGCCGCCGTCGCGGCGATGTCACCCGGCTCGGCTATGCGATGCTCATGCTATATATGAGATGGCCTGGCCGTGCGCTGGAAGCGGGCGAAGTCCCGCCCGCTCCTGTGCTCGCCTATGTGGCGCAGCAACTCGGCGTCGCGCCGGCAGCCTTCGCGGATTATGCCCATCGGGACCAGACCCGTCGCGAGCATCTCGTCGAAATCCGACGATCGCACGGGTTCAGGATTTTTGACCGCAACGCTTTCCGTGAAGTTGTCGCCTTCTCGGTCCCAATCGCGCAGACCATCATACACCCCGGCCAGATGGCAGACGTCATCGTCGATGAACTCCGGCGCCTGCAGATCCTCCTGCCTTCTCCGTCGATTCTCGAAGCGGTGCTGCGGCGGGCGCGCCAGCAAGCCGAACAGCTTACCTATGAAGTGCTCACGAATGGCCTGCTGCCTGACACCCTTCAGGGCCTGGACGATTTGCTGGCCCGACGACCGGGGCAGGTCGCGACATGGCTATCCTGGATGCGCAATGCGCCACAATCGCCGGCAGCGCGCAACATCCTGCGCCTGATCGAACGGCTCGCCTATATCCGCGCGCTGGGCCTCGATCGCGCCCGTGCCGACATGATCCCGGCTTTGACTTTTGACAGGCTGGCGGACGAAGGCAGCCGCATCACACCCCAGCACCTTGGCGAACTCAATGCCCTGCGCCGCCATGCGACGCTGGCGGCAACCGGCATCCGGCTTGAGGAAAGCCTGACCGACGCCACCCTGACGATGTTCGACAAGCTGTTGGGCAGCATGGCGCGCCGCGCCGAGAACCGGACCCGCGACAAAGCCCTCAAGACGGTGCGCGAGTTGCAAGGCCACCTCCGGACGCTCACGGGGTCTTGCCGCCTCCTCATCGACGCGCGCAGCAAGGGCGTGGATTCTCTGGCGCAGATCGAGGCGCTGGACTGGCAGCACTTCGCCGTGGCCGTCGAGCAGGCCGAAGTGCTCGGGCGACCGGAAACCGTCGATCGCACCGCCGAATTGATCGAGCGGCATCGGACGGTGAAGCTCTTTGTCGGCGCTTTTCTCAACGCCTTCGAGTTTCGCGGCGCCGGCGCGGTTCAGGGGCTCCTGTCAGCGCTGGCCATCATCGCGGAGCTATATCGGACCGGCAAACGGCGCTTGCCTGATCGCGTGCCGCTACGCTTTGTGCCGCCCGCATGGCGCCCGTTCGTCCTGCGGGATGGCATCGTTGATCGTGCCGCTTATGAACTATGCGCCTTGTCGCAACTACGCGAGCGGTTGCGAGCCGGGGATATATGGGTCGCGGGAAGCCGGCAGTTTCGCGATTTCGACAGCTATCTCATACCGCCGGCGACCTTTGCGGCGCTGCGCGAGAAGGGGCCGTTGCCGCTCGCCATCGAAACGGATTTCGAGCGCCATATCGAGGAACGGCGCACCAGGCTCGACACGGCGATCGAGCAGGTAACGGTCCTTGCACGGCAAGGGGAGCTGCCCCAGGTTAAGCTTGACGAAAACGGTCTCATCATCTCGCCGCTGAAGGCGGCAACACCGCCCGCCACCGAGATTGCCCGTCGCGCCGCCTATGATCGACTGCCGCGCGTGAAGATCACCGATCTTCTGCTGGAGGTCGATGCCTGGACCGGGTTCAGCGAATGCTTCATCCATCGTCGTTCGGGCCGGGAAGCCGACGATCGCAATGCGCTGCTCACGGTCATCCTCGCCGATGGCATCAATCTCGGCCTCACACGCATGGCGGAAACCTGCCGGGGCGCAAGTCTGCGTCAGCTCGCCCATCTTCACGACTGGCACATCAGCGAAGCCGCCTATGGCGAAGCGTTGGGAAGGCTGATCGACGCCCATCGCGCCATGCCGCTCGCCGCGCTGTGGGGAGACGGCACCACTTCGTCGAGCGACGGACAGCAATTTCATGCCGGGGGCCGTGGGGCCGCGATCGGCGACATCAACGCGCGCAGCGGCAACGAACCAGGCGTTGCCTTCTACACCCATGTCTCGGATCGATATGACCCCTTCGCAAGTCGGGTGATCGCGGCGACCGCTGGCGAAGCGCCCTATGTGCTGGATGGCTTGCTGTATCACCAGACCGGCCTGACGATCGAGGAGCACTACACCGATACGGGCGGGGCATCGGACCATGTGTTCGGCCTCATGCCCTTCTTCGGCTACCGCTTCGCGCCGCGCCTGCGCGACATCAAGGAGCGTCGTTTACACCTCCTTCCCGGCCAAGAATCCGGCCCCTTGCTTGCCGGCATGACGGCCGAACCGATCGCATTGGGTCATGTCGCGGCGCATTGGGACGAACTGCTGCGGTTCGCCACGTCGATCCGCACCGGCACCGTCACTGCTTCGGCAATGCTGCGCCGCTTGTCCGCCTATCCGCGACAGAACGGACTGGCCCTCGCACTACGCGAGCTGGGCCGCCTCGAACGCTCCATTTTCATGCTCGACTGGCTGCGCGACATCGACCTGCGCCGGCGCACCCAGGCGGGCCTCAACAAAGGCGAAGCCCGCAACGCGCTCGCCCGCGCGCTCTTCTTCAACCAGCTCGGCGAACTGCGCGATCGTCGGTTCGAGAACCAGACCTATCGCGCCTCCGGCCTCAACCTGCTCGTCGCCGCCATCATCTTGTGGAACACTCGCTATCTCGAAATGGCGCTGGCGGACATCGGCACAGCCGACGAAATCGCACGCCACATCGCGCCATTGGGCTGGGAGCATATCTCGCTGACCGGTGACTATAGCTGGAATGTTGAAGATCAACCCGATCCGGACGCCTTGCGACCGCTGCGCGCCGTCAACTCCCTACTTGCCGCGTGA
- a CDS encoding recombinase family protein, whose product MALIGYARVSTADQKLSLQLDALNTAGCDRIFDDHASGAKADRPGLTEALAYLRPGDTLVVWKLDRLGRSMSHLIEKVGELAARGIGFRSLTENIDTTTSGGMLVFNIFGSLAQFERDLIRERTHAGLKAARERGNKGGRRPVVTPDKLRKARAHIAAGLTVREAAARLKIGKTALYKALENA is encoded by the coding sequence GTGGCGCTGATCGGCTATGCGCGCGTCTCGACCGCAGACCAGAAGCTGTCGCTCCAGCTTGACGCGCTGAACACTGCCGGGTGCGACCGTATATTCGACGATCACGCATCCGGGGCAAAAGCCGATCGGCCTGGCCTAACCGAAGCGCTCGCCTATTTGCGCCCCGGCGACACGCTGGTGGTCTGGAAACTCGACCGCCTCGGCCGCTCGATGAGCCACCTGATCGAGAAGGTCGGCGAGCTTGCGGCGCGCGGCATCGGGTTCCGCTCACTCACCGAGAATATCGACACCACCACTTCGGGCGGCATGCTGGTGTTCAACATCTTCGGCTCGCTGGCCCAATTCGAGCGTGACCTGATCCGTGAACGCACTCATGCCGGCCTCAAGGCCGCACGCGAGCGGGGCAACAAGGGTGGTCGCCGGCCTGTCGTTACCCCCGACAAACTACGTAAAGCGCGGGCGCATATCGCAGCGGGCCTCACTGTTCGTGAGGCGGCGGCCCGGCTCAAGATCGGCAAAACCGCCCTATACAAGGCTCTGGAAAACGCGTGA